The following proteins come from a genomic window of Kitasatospora sp. NBC_01246:
- a CDS encoding PLD nuclease N-terminal domain-containing protein → MLRILTFVLPLALWVWAFIDCLTTPEDEVKHLPKVVWVIIVLLFPLVGSIAWLVAGKRRGAAVTGGPGGSPEYERPRGGRPLAPDDDPEFLASLKKDDKKHEDMLKQWEADLRRREEELRGKDEPEDGRKS, encoded by the coding sequence GTGCTGAGGATCCTGACCTTCGTACTCCCGCTCGCCCTCTGGGTGTGGGCGTTCATCGACTGCCTGACCACGCCCGAGGACGAGGTGAAGCACCTGCCCAAGGTGGTCTGGGTGATCATCGTGCTGCTCTTCCCGCTGGTCGGCTCGATCGCCTGGCTGGTGGCCGGCAAGCGGCGCGGCGCGGCGGTGACCGGCGGCCCCGGCGGCTCCCCGGAGTACGAGCGCCCGCGCGGCGGCCGGCCGCTCGCGCCGGACGACGACCCCGAGTTCCTCGCCTCGTTGAAGAAGGACGACAAGAAGCACGAGGACATGCTCAAGCAGTGGGAGGCCGATCTGCGCCGCCGCGAGGAGGAGCTGCGCGGCAAGGACGAGCCGGAGGACGGCCGGAAGAGCTGA